The Pirellulaceae bacterium genomic sequence GTCGAGAATTGTGGCCCAAACAGCGTCTACAAGTGCGCAATTGGCTCTGTTGGGTGACAGACGGTTTATATTCAGTCATGATCGACTGGCGGTGGTGATGTTCGGCTGATCCGACAGAAGTTGGGTGGCACTGGGCGATCCCCTCGGGCAGAGAGTTCGGCGGACGATGCAGCCTGGAATTTTCGCGAAGCCTGTTATGCGGTCAGCGTGTGGCCAGTGTTCTATCAAGTGGAAGAATCATCGCTAGGGCGGTATGTGGAGATGGGACTCAAGCTGGTGAAGATCGGTGAGGAAGCCAAGGTTCCGCTGTCGACGTTTTCGTTGAATGAAAGCGATAAGAAAAACTTTCGACGCACGCAGAAAAAAAATGGCGGATGCGGGCATACGTTTTGAAGTCGTGCCAGCAGCAGAAGTACCCCCACTATTACCGGCTCTCAAGGATATTTCCGACGTTGGTTAGGCAGTAAATCGCATGCGGAAAAGAGATTCTCATGGGGCTGTTTCTCTGTGCCCTACCTATTGAAATACGACATGGCAATTGTCCGAAGCCGTGAAAATGAGCCAGTTGCATTTGCCAACTTGTGGCAAGGTAGGCGAAACATGAGTTATCCGTTGACTTGATGCGGTATTTGCCCGGTGCTCCAAACGGCGTGATGGAGTTCTTATTCATTGAGACCATGCTCCTGGGAACAGAGCAAGGATACGAGTGGTTCAGTTTGGGCATGGCTTCATTGGCGGGTATTTCCACACATCGGCTGGCGCCCTTGTGGAACCGGCTGTCACATGCGATGGTTCTCCACGGAGAGCGTTTTGCAATTTCCAGGGTTTGCGAGACTACAAGGACAAGTTCAATCCGCGATGGTCAGCCAAGTATCTTGCTTGTCCAGGTGGATTGGTGACTCCGCAGGTATTGACGGATATCGACGCTGATTTTCGGAGGACTCCATAGCTCATTGCACCGCTAAAGACATTGGCAAAGCAAGCTAGATTGATTGGCGTCGATAGACGAGCAAGACGGATTCTACATTTTGGACTAGTAACGGTAGGCAATTAGCGGCAATGCTAGCTTGTGGCTGAAACTTTTACGAATGATCTGGACCGGGCTGAAGAAATTCGCTAAATGGCCAACAAGAGTAGCTGTGTGGATTCAGGGTGGGCGTCGCGCGGCCGGGCTTCGGTAAGCGGTACTTTGTCGCGAGATTCTGTCGTCAAGCAAACAGTTGAGGCGCCGAGATGTTGTTCGCGTTTTGCCAGAGCCGTCAATTTCAGCGTAAGAATCTGCGGTGGTCGCTGCAGCTTGGTCTTCGGACCGCCTGGGCGTGTCTCTTGATTGGTGCGATGTCGGCATCTGTCGTATTCGGACAGCAGTTGGTTCTGCCTGAATTTCCCGCCGCACAGCCGATGAACCCGACAACGATGAACCCGGCTAGGATGAACCAAGCCGTGATGCCACCCGGCGCTGGTGTGTCACCTGTTCAGGAGCTTCGACAACACAGTGCGGGGCAGCCGACTCCCGGTCTGCCTACATCGCAACTGCGCGATGCTCAACAGTTTACCTCTGGCTTGCCTTTTGTAACGCCCGCTCAAGGTCGCTATCCAACGTCACCATACATGGGGCCGCGGTCGATGCCTATTTATCAAAATGTAGGCCATCAGCGCCCGACACCGGGGATGCCTGTGTCACAGAGTCAGCTGCAAGGTCAACGCGCTCAATTACCGCAATATCAAACCACTGCCTATCAAGCGCCGAATTTCTCCAACAATCCGACACCGGGTAT encodes the following:
- a CDS encoding DUF2156 domain-containing protein, which translates into the protein MRYLPGAPNGVMEFLFIETMLLGTEQGYEWFSLGMASLAGISTHRLAPLWNRLSHAMVLHGERFAISRVCETTRTSSIRDGQPSILLVQVDW
- a CDS encoding DUF2156 domain-containing protein, whose translation is MGGTGRSPRAESSADDAAWNFREACYAVSVWPVFYQVEESSLGRYVEMGLKLVKIGEEAKVPLSTFSLNESDKKNFRRTQKKNGGCGHTF
- a CDS encoding DUF2156 domain-containing protein — its product is MTGSQGYFRRWLGSKSHAEKRFSWGCFSVPYLLKYDMAIVRSRENEPVAFANLWQGRRNMSYPLT